The following are from one region of the Phyllostomus discolor isolate MPI-MPIP mPhyDis1 chromosome 9, mPhyDis1.pri.v3, whole genome shotgun sequence genome:
- the CSTL1 gene encoding cystatin-like 1: protein MGVECWRNTLLLLAALVLAAKLGHFQRWGGFQEKSVSKKNMNSTLKFFIENYNNVSNDMYLFRIDKLLQSHMQLTTGVEYLVTVKISRTKCRKNSTKSHSCPIQSGKNLKKSFICNFLMYTVPWMNYYQLWNNSCLEA from the exons ATGGGAGTTGAATGCTGGAGAAACaccctgctgctgctggctgcccTGGTCCTGGCAGCCAAATTGGGTCACTTTCAAAGGTGGGGAGGCTTCCAGGAGAAGTCCGTGAGCAAGAAAAACATGAATTCAACACTCAAATTCTTCATTGAAAACTACAACAATGTGAGCAATGACATGTACTTATTTCGAATAGACAAGCTACTTCAAAGTCATATGCAG CTGACAACAGGCGTGGAGTATCTGGTCACCGTGAAGATTAGCCGGACCAAGTGCAGGAAGAACAGCACAAAAAGTCACTCATGCCCCATTCAAAGCGGGAAGAATTTGAAAAAG AGTTTCATTTGCAATTTTTTGATGTACACCGTGCCCTGGATGAACTATTACCAACTTTGGAATAACTCCTGTCTAGAGGCCTAA